tggctGCCCTCTGCTCTTTTCATCTCTTCTCTCAACCTTTTGGGGATTTCTGTGTCCTGACAGCACCTCCCCATCCACCACCAAAGTAGCCGGGGTGAGCCCCAAACCTTACTGCGTGTGCTCCACCTGTGCCTCCAACCCAGCGAATCTGACAGCTTCGACCCAATTCTGCACACACCCAGGAAgttctgccttttcttttctttcggtGTCTCCTGTACTTCCCAAAATTTCTCCTCCTCCTGTGCCCTCTTCGCCCCCCTCCTTTGGGGGCCCCGTGACCCTGAATGTGGGGGGCACACTATATTCCACCACTTTGGAGACCCTGACCCGCTTCCCAGACTCTATGCTGGGGGCCATGTTTAGGGCCGGCACCCCCATGCCCCCCAACCTCAATTCCCAAGGAGGCGGCCACTACTTCATCGACCGGGATGGCAAGGCCTTCCGGCACATCCTCAATTTCCTGAGGCTGGGCCGCCTGGACCTGCCCCGTGGGTACGGAGAGACAGCGCTGCTCAGGGCAGAGGCTGACTTCTACCAGATCCGGCCCCTCCTGGACGCGCTGCGGGAACTGGAGGCCTCTCAGGGGACccctgcacccacagctgccctgCTCCACGCAGATGTAGATGTCAGCCCCCGCCTGGTGCACTTCTCTGCTCGCCGGGGACCCCATCACTATGAGCTGAGCTCCGTCCAGGTGGACACCTTCCGAGCCAACCTCTTCTGCACCGACTCTGAGTGTCTAGGTGCTTTGCGGGCCCGATTTGGTGTGGCCAGTGGGGATAGGGCAGAGGGGAGCCCACATTTTCATCTGGAGTGGGCCCCCCGCCCCGTGGAACTCCCCGAGGTGGagtatgggagactggggctgcAGCCGCTGTGGACTGGGGGGCCAGGAGAGCGGCGGGAGGTGGTGGGCACCccaagcttcctggaggaggtgctgCGGGTGGCTCTTGAGCACGGCTTCCGACTAGACTCTGTCTTCCCCGACCCCGAAGACCTGCTCAACTCCAGGTCTCTGCGCTTTGTCCGGCACTGAGGATGCTGTTCTCAGTTTGActgtggggaggagagagaatgggGTACTAGCACCCCTGAAGCCTCTTTCCAGCTCTGCTTCAGGAGCTATGAGAGTCGGGACTCTCCTGCACCTGACTGGAGCTCAGATGTGGGCAGGAATTCCCAAACCTGAGCCCACCAAGGACTCACAAGTGGTCCAGAAGGTCTCAACCTGTGCTGACCCTGGGAGGGGTAGGGAAGGTTCTCTCAGCTTGTTCTTGCCTAAGGCTGAGCACCTCCAGTCTCTCCTTGATTTGGAGCTCAGTGTTTAAGGGCTTGGAAAAGGGGGGAACATCTCTTTACCCAGACTAGACCTAGCAAACCCTGGAAGGATATTGAGGTCTGGGGAAAAGGGAGGACTTTGCATTTTCCCAATGCGGTCTCTTGGACCGTGGCTTCTCCTCCTGAAGCTgggtggcctggcctggcctgaccAATGAGAGGCCAGAACACTCTGGAACATCGGAAGAGGAGTTCTTTGCTATGTTCCAAGCCATCTACTGAGGGAGGCAGAAAGGCCACAACCCACCCTAGGTTGATGTATGGGAGCTAGGACAGTCCCCATGGCAATGGGGCTGGAGCTCCCTCATCTGGAAGAATCCCATATTGATGGCAGGGCTGGCCAGGGGGAAGAGGGTAGTATCTGTGGGTCCTGGCCTTTCTTCATGTGTGCGTGCATATCAGCCCGTGTGGCTGACTGATGTATAGGTCCCTGGCATCCTGGTTCATATCTGTGTTGCTGACTACAGTGTCTGTGATGTCCGCATGTCCAGGCCTGTTTGGGGTTGCCTAGCGACTCTTCTGGCACAGGGTGTGTCTGTGGTATACCTGTGAGGTGGTTGACAATTAGTAGTTTAAtcacagggtgtgtgtgtgtgtgtgtgtgtgtgtgtgtgtttatgtgcacGCATGTATATACATCACCATGTAGCCAGGAGGGGCCTGTTGGGGTTTGAGTCACTGGGATCTTCCCGGTGAGAGGTAAGAGAAGTCACTGGGCTTAGCTGGGCCTCTGAGGCCTGTATGGAACTCTTGGTTGCTGAGGCAACCATGGGCCTGTTGCTAGGAGATAGCTGGGGAAGGCCCAAGGCTGCCCAGGGCAGAGAGAGGAGATGAAGAGTTTGGGACAGTGGGGGAGGAGATGGGAAGGGATGGGATTTCTGGGTCCCAGAGCGGGTGGGATACTCATGCACAGCTTCTtcactgggggggggggggggggcacacATTAGCACACATTATTTCTCACTGGTCAtgatttacaagaagaaaaataaaactgcttttgGAACCACAAACTTGTGAAGGCTGTTGAGGGCCAGGTTGGGGGTGCTGTCCCCTCACAACAGAAGCCCTGCTTTCTCTGCCCATCACCTGCTGGAGATGCCTTCTGGACCCCAGTTCCTTGAGCCCCAGCTTTACCCCAGCTGAGGATGGGCAGTGCCATTGTTCATTGTTCTGGAACATTCTAGAACCTCCAGGCAAGGGCTGGAGCCAGGGCTGCAGAGCATTCCTCGGCTCAGCTGGGGCAGCGCCGCCCCATCCCCCAGTGGTCCTCATGTGGAGGCTGGCACTAGGCGGGGTTTTCCTGGCAGCCGCCCAGGCTTGTGTCTTCTGTCGCCTCCCAGCCCACGACTTGTCAGGCCGCCTGGCTCGGCTCTGCAGCCAGATGGAGGCCAGGCAGAAGGAATGTGGGGCCTCCCCGGACTTCTCGGCCTTTGCCTTAGGTAGGACCAGACATCCAGGGATGGGCCCAGCAAGCACTCACCCCCCTACCCCCAGAGGGTGGCATGTGACCTTCCAGCTGTGCCCTGCATCTGTGGCCCTTTCTTGACATGCTGGCCTTTCCCTCTGAGAGAGCTCCATATCCGGGAAAGTCAGGAGAGACCCCAGAACCTGGGCTGATGAGGGAATCGCTGGTCCTTGCCCATCTCCACAGATGAGGTGTCCATGAACAAAGTCACAGAGAAGACTCACAGAGTCCTGAGGGTCATGGGTGAGGTCAAGAGGAAAGAGTGACCTAGGGGCTTGGGAGGACACCAAGGAGAGGGAAGGGTGACAGGGGTTGGGGTGGGCAGGGAAGGGTGGAGGGGTAGAGACAGGAGGGCTGATCAGGGAGTGGGGCTGGGTGAAGAGAGGGGGAACTGGCCCCGTCGAGGCCCAGGGAAACGGAGCTGCTGTCTGCCTCCCCAGAGATCAAAGAGGCTGTCTCCTCGCTCCCTTCATATTGGAGTTGGCTTCGAAAGACCAAGCTCCCTGAGTACACCAGAGAAGGTACCGATGCGGGATGGGCCTCAAGGGGAGCCTAGGGTCTTAGCCAAAGGAATGTGTGGTGAGCAGCTCATCCATTCACACCCCCACCCCTTCCTTGTCTTTCATTTCAGCTCTCTGTCCCCCCACCTGCCGTGAGTAGGAAAGGAAAGGGGTAGCAAGGACCTGGGGCCTGCAGGGTGTCAGAGGAGGGCCTGGCAGCTGCAGGAGGAAGCTGGGTACCAGGCAGGGTGGAGGCCCAGCCTCCACTCCCCAGCGTTGCCTCTGCTGTCTCCTGCAGGGGGCAGCACCACGCTGTACAACTGCTCCACCTGCAAGGGGACGGAGGTGTCCTGCTGGCCCCGAAAGCGCTGCTTCCCAGGTCCTCACGCCCATCTTGGCCCCACCCCACCTTGCCCAGATCCCTGAGCCCTTGGGCTCCCCCCGTCGGTGCGTGTGGGTCCCAGAATCattcactgcctcctgggttccctgCAGGAAGTCAGgatctttgggaagccaagattcTGCTACTCTCCATCTTCGGAGCTTTCCTGCTTCTGGGTGTTCTGAGCCTCCTGGTGGAGTGAGTTTTGGGATAAAGGCAGGAATCCTACCCCGCCCAGTGCCTTCCACcacccatcctccctccctctgtccctcccaggCCCCTCCCGTAGGCTTCCCACCCTCGTCTTCCCTCAGGTCCCACCACCTCCAAGCAAAAAGTGGCTTGTGAAGACGCTGAaaacctcccagcctccagctcTAAGGGGTATGCACTCACAACTTCCACATCCCTTGGAGGGGAACCAGCCAGCCCCTTAGTCCCAGCTCCAAAGACAGTCTCCAGACCCTAAAACCCAGACATCTCTGCTTCTGCTTGGTGAGataatgaaaaacaagaaaatcccCAAAAACCCAGATCCCCCACAATCCCAGTGTCAGATGGCCTCCCGGGAACCCAGGCACCCACAGCTGGAAAGTTCCTCCCCTCCAGCCCTCAACCAATCACATGGCTGTCAACAATGccaggaaaatatctacagaagGAAAGAATCCCCTACGCCACTCCCACCACACCCACACCCCCTTCTGCCTGTTCCGGGAAAGCGGGGGCATCTGCCCCAGAAGCTATTCCAGGCCCTCCTATGACTGATGGGGAATCCGGGAATGCATGTTCTGGAAAACTCACCCCACTAGAGTGAGATCACATCAGTGGGTTCGCGGGCATGCCCTCCCTCCATCGTGTTAACAGTTTGAAACCCTGGCCTCCCTCAGAGGCCTCCATCCTGCCAGGCCTAAGTAAAACTTGCTGTTCATGGCCTCTGCCCCTGCCTAGCCTCTGTCTGCAACTGGGGAGGGCAGAGGAAGGATGGGAGACTCTCAGAGTAGCACAGTGCTTCTCAGATGGGGGTGATTTTGCACCCCAGTAGACATTTTGCAACATCTGGAGTCGTTTTGGATTGTTTTAACTGGGGGGATGTGCTACTGGCCTCTGGTGGGTAGAGactagagatgctgctaaacatcccacaACACACAGGAAAGtccccacagcaaagaattatccCGTCCAAAATGTCAGTGTTTACCAGGAAAGggagataggagaaaaaaaaaaagaagaagaagaagaagaaaaa
The sequence above is a segment of the Gorilla gorilla gorilla isolate KB3781 chromosome 19, NHGRI_mGorGor1-v2.1_pri, whole genome shotgun sequence genome. Coding sequences within it:
- the KCTD11 gene encoding BTB/POZ domain-containing protein KCTD11, with the protein product MLGAMFRAGTPMPPNLNSQGGGHYFIDRDGKAFRHILNFLRLGRLDLPRGYGETALLRAEADFYQIRPLLDALRELEASQGTPAPTAALLHADVDVSPRLVHFSARRGPHHYELSSVQVDTFRANLFCTDSECLGALRARFGVASGDRAEGSPHFHLEWAPRPVELPEVEYGRLGLQPLWTGGPGERREVVGTPSFLEEVLRVALEHGFRLDSVFPDPEDLLNSRSLRFVRH
- the TMEM95 gene encoding sperm-egg fusion protein TMEM95 isoform X3 encodes the protein MWRLALGGVFLAAAQACVFCRLPAHDLSGRLARLCSQMEARQKECGASPDFSAFALEIKEAVSSLPSYWSWLRKTKLPEYTREALCPPTCRGSTTLYNCSTCKGTEVSCWPRKRCFPGSQDLWEAKILLLSIFGAFLLLGVLSLLVESHHLQAKSGL
- the TMEM95 gene encoding sperm-egg fusion protein TMEM95 isoform X1 — translated: MWRLALGGVFLAAAQACVFCRLPAHDLSGRLARLCSQMEARQKECGASPDFSAFALDEVSMNKVTEKTHRVLRVMEIKEAVSSLPSYWSWLRKTKLPEYTREALCPPTCRGSTTLYNCSTCKGTEVSCWPRKRCFPGSQDLWEAKILLLSIFGAFLLLGVLSLLVESHHLQAKSGL
- the TMEM95 gene encoding sperm-egg fusion protein TMEM95 isoform X2; this encodes MWRLALGGVFLAAAQACVFCRLPAHDLSGRLARLCSQMEARQKECGASPDFSAFALDEVSMNKVTEKTHRVLRVMEIKEAVSSLPSYWSWLRKTKLPEYTREGGSTTLYNCSTCKGTEVSCWPRKRCFPGSQDLWEAKILLLSIFGAFLLLGVLSLLVESHHLQAKSGL
- the TMEM95 gene encoding sperm-egg fusion protein TMEM95 isoform X4, giving the protein MWRLALGGVFLAAAQACVFCRLPAHDLSGRLARLCSQMEARQKECGASPDFSAFALDEVSMNKVTEKTHRVLRVMEIKEAVSSLPSYWSWLRKTKLPEYTREALCPPTCRGSTTLYNCSTCKGTEVSCWPRKRCFPGSLGSQDSATLHLRSFPASGCSEPPGGVPPPPSKKWLVKTLKTSQPPALRGMHSQLPHPLEGNQPAP